DNA sequence from the Callospermophilus lateralis isolate mCalLat2 chromosome 2, mCalLat2.hap1, whole genome shotgun sequence genome:
TTTGAAACGTATAAGAcattgtttttctgtatactcacACTACTGTGCAAAGCTCACCAGATATTCTTGCTCTTATCTCACTGTGATTTAGTACCCATGGATCAGACCTTGTTgatttctcccttgcccctactcTCTCTGGATGCTGGTAACCACTACTCAATTCTCAGTTTCTGTGAGATTCACTTTTTTAGATTTCCCACATGAAAAAGatcatttaataattatctttccAGCCTGCTTTGTTTCACTTACCATAGCGATCTCCAGTTTTTTCCATGTTATTGCAAgcaaatttcattccttttttatggctgaatagaatTTGGTGgtgcatatgtaccacattttctttacctgtTCAGTTCATGGACAATCGGGCTGTTTCCATTTCTGGTCAGCATACATAGCCCTGCAAAGAACACAGGAATACAGATGTCTCTATGACACACAGATTTCATTTCCTCTGAGTTCACAACCACAAGGGAGAATGTTGAACCATCTTAaagttttattattcatttttttgagAAACCATCATATAGTTTTCCAGGATGTCTGGactaatttacattctcaccaacatttctcCATATCTTTGACAATACTAATTATCGCCAGACTTTTCTCTTACAAAAAATTcttattgtatttatttgttatcttaattttttgttattttttattagtgcattatagttatacgcaatattgaggttcattttgacataattaattGTACaagcatggagtataatttattccATTTCCCCActacttcctctctctctttcctcctatCTCCCTGTTCCCCTTTCTCGACTAGAAATTCCTTCtatctatttttttaagttggtgctttataaatatatgaagagaggtgaaattcactgtgatatattcacatTTGTATATAGCATAATTTGTTCAATCTCATCATGCTGTTCCTCCCTTTTACCATCCCTTGTTTCTCCTTTTTCTCATCCCTTGTTTCTCCCCTTTCTCTGCTCCactggtcttccttctgttttcatgaggtcacctgcttttttcctttattttgctctatcttatgcatatgagagaaaacatttgacccttaatttttctgagtctggcttgtttcacttaacatgatgttctgGATTTCCATTCACTTACCAGCAAATAgcctaattttattcttctttatggttgattgtgtttataaaccacatttttctttaaccattcatctgctgatgggCATTAGGACTGGTTCTGTAACTTGACtgatgtgaattgtgctgctggaaATATTGAAGTGGTTATATCACCATaacatgctgattttagttcttctggataaatactaaggagtgggatacctgggtcatatgatggttccatttccagtctttggaggaatctccatactgctttccagagtggttgtaccaattggtAGTCCTACCAACAATCTATTAGTGTACCTTTCCCCACACATCCTCATCAGCATGTATtactatttgtattcttgattctacctagagtgagatgaaatttcaatgcagttttaatttgtattcccTGATTGTTAggggtgttgaacatttttttcatatctttgttggTCAGTTGGATttcctcttttgagaaatatatGTTAATTCTTTTGCCTATTTCTCGATTGGGTTGTTATTTTGGTGttgttttctgagttctttacatattccgAATATTAATCCCCTGCAGGAAGATGTTTTTccattctgtgggctctctctgcactcttgtttcctttgctatgcaaaagatttttaattatatgccattccacttatttttgtttttatttcttgagctttaggagttttgttaaggaagtcaatGCCTGTGCCAATATGTTTTCTCCCAGAGGTTGCAAAGTTTTTGGTCTAATTCTAGATACTTAATTCACTTTGGGTTGACTTTTGTGTCTAATTCTAGGTCTTTGATTCGCTTTGGGTTGActtttgtcaacccctttcacaatagcttcaaaaagaaaaaaaaaatacttgagaatcaatctaacaagagaggtaaaagacctgtacaatgaaaactacagaacactaaagaaagaaattgaacaagtctctagaaaatggaaagatctctcatgctcttggataggaagaattaatgtcgtcaaaatggccacactaccaaaactgttacacagatttaatgcactTCATGTTAaagtcccaatgacattctttgtagaactagaaaaagcaatcataaaattcatttggaaaaataagagacccagactaGCCAAagcatccttagcaagaagagtaaagcaggaagcatcacaattccagaccttaaactatactaaagagcaatagtaacaaaaatagcatggtaatggtaccaaaatagacatgtagaccaatggaacagaacagaagacacagagacagacccacataaatacagttgtctcatagtagacaaaggcaccaaaaacatacgtgggagaaaagacagcctcttcaacaaatggtactaggaaaactggaaatccatatgcagcaaaatgaaattaaaacctctaTCTCTAATTCTaatcaaaattcaactcaaaatggatcaaaaactTAGACacaagaacagagaccctgcatttCACATCAGTCACCGtaagaactgacttccttaacaagactcctaaagtgcaagtaaaatcaagaatcaataaatgggatgggttcaaacttaaaagcttcttctcagcagagAAAACAATCAATATCGTGATCAATAACATGatgagaaagcctacagaatgggaaaaactctttaccacacacacctcagagcactgatctccaggatatataaagaactcaaaaaacttaccaccacaaataataaaaaaccaaaaaacaaaacaaataaatcagtcaataaatgggctacataactgaacagatatttcagagaagaagaacaaataaatgttcaacaaacaaatgaaaaaaaatgttcatcatctttagcaattaaagaaatgcaaatcaaaactactgtaaggtttcctctcactccagtcagaatggcaattatcaagaatactagCACTATTAAGAGTTGTGAGGAGGTGGGGAGAAGGTACACtcctacattgttggtgggactgcaaattggtgtaaccactatggaaaacagtatggagaatccttaaatttttttttttgattatttaaaaTCACTTGTATCTATCTCTTCATTACATTTCTCTTAGGTGATTGGATAATTTTGCAGAATTTTcttcaaaatcattgaatttcctTAAGGCACCTCTTTTAAATCTACCTGAAATTTCTCCAATATGTATTACTATCAGGTAAGTTTCTggcattttatttcaaatgttagGTGAGATCGTAGTTTCCTAAAACACCTTGGTGCTTTCTGGTCTGCATGTCAAAAAGAGCCTTGTTGGATCAGGTATTTATGTCACACTTCTCAAAGTAATTGCATTCATGACTGCCTTTCCAGATTTTGAGGCAGGCAGCTTATTTTCTGAGGTGAATCCACTTCCACTTCTTCAGCACTGATCAGCCAGCCCCCAGGTTCAGGACAGGGAGGAGTCTGCTGCTTGCGTGGTCACTCTTTGGGCACTATTAGGAAGTCTAAGCTCAAGTTTGTCTCGATGCACAATGTTGTGTTGTTCAACACTCCAAACCAACAATCTACCATGAGCAACACAACACTGGGAAGACCAAGGTCCACACCTCTGTCCATTGCTTATTGCTGAGTTGGACTCTTGGTTCCAAAACTTTTGCAACTAGTGAAAGGAAGTGCTAAAGAATAGATGTCTGATAGATTGGGGCCATGTGTTTTTTCCCAGGCATCAGAGCTATTCCTGATGCTCTGTGAACAGCCAAGCCTGGGATATGGCCTTTCTTGCATATTCGGTCAAAGCATTCATTAGTCCAGAACTAAGTTCGAGGGCAAAGTCTTGAGACACCTTGATCTATCACCAGTAAAAAAGATTTTTTGCTTTACACCATGCAGTCTGAGGTAGGGTAGTTTTGGTGAAGGCAGTTCATCATCCACCTAGCCTCACAGTAAGCTTGAGTTGTGATTAACTATCGTAGCTTCTAGAACCTGCAAATCTCAGGGGTGAACTGAATCCCACACTAGTTCTAACACTGGCACAGCTTAAAACTGAGTTACTGCCACTTATGTGGCAGCCTCTGGTTTATGCCAAGTCAGTTCTAAAGCAAGTCTCTGAGCATCGGTCTGGGGATGTGTGTTTCTTCaggttatatatttttttgtgatgTAGCCAAGTGTCAGGGTTGAATATTCTGTGCTATGTTGCTTCACCTTGAATTCTAATCAACTTCTTCaaacatttgtttatttgttgttgttgttgttaacaaAGGAGATAATGATACTTAGTCATCCTCAAATAATTTTGGATTTTCAGGAAGATTTTTATACTATGAAAATTTCTACCACATATTTGGAATTCCATGGGTTAAATATTAATGCATAGTATTTATTCATAAATGCAAAACAAGTTCTGTGTCTTTCTGCTAAGGTTAGATTTTTACAAGTCCAGAGCTATGAGACATGTTGAGAAATCTCTTCTAAGAAAGATAAAGGAAAGATAGTTGGTGGAAGGCTGTCTTTGGACTAGAAAGAGGCACATCACCCAATAGTTTCCACTTTTCTTTGGAGATAATTTATTCTTCCTTTTGGTGTGCCACTCAGGCACATTTATCAAGTCATATGAAAAGTGGATAGATTCGAGTGGAATCTAGATTGAGAGCAGTTCCTAGTTGCTGAGCAAGCTGCTCCACCATAGAGAGTCGACAGGATGCTGTTTGGATGCTTTGGTCCTCATAGGTGAGTTGTAGTGTAGGCCCCTAGGAGGGCAGCCCTGAAGTCTTTTGCAgagaatttctctctctctctctctctctctctctctctctctcgtactgggaattgaacctggggtacttaactactgagccacatccccaggcctttttaatttttattttgagccactttcacagccctttttaatttctatttttttttttttttttttgagacaggatcacactaagttgcttagggctttgcaaaattgcAGAGACTGATTTTGAATTTGCTATTCTCCTTGACTCAGcttaagtcactggaattacaggcatgtgccaccatgctcagtgATTCTTCTTCTTTTGACAAATAGATTTTGGCCTGCTGTGAAACTTTCATAGAAACTGAAGGTTTAGTCGCGGGCCACCAAATTACCAGATCAACAGTGCTGCTTTTTGTAAACTGGATATTAGCTGATAGGTCACACCATAAAATGTATCGTGCACAGCAGGGCTCCCCTGTCGGGTAGAATTGATTAGAACCAGACAGGACCTGATGGCAAACTTCCAAGAAGTGACTTAAAGGGCCATGGACACTCCTCCTGCCATATTCCTTTCTCCCTGTGGCTGCATTCTTTTCCCTCCTAGGGGATTCTCTCCAATCAGCAGGGAAAAGAAGATTTGGACTTGACTTCAGCTGTTTTCACATGATATTTGGACACTATCCACAGGTGGACAGCCATAGCACTAACACCATTTTGGAGACAAACCTTATGAACAGTGTGAAGGAAATGCTACTCACTGAGCTAAACTCTAGAAGTACACTTGGTGGATCATTTTACTTGGATGgagaaatggccagataaatgatAATATTCCACTTCCCATATTTGGCAATACATAGGGATACAGAaggaaaattattgaaaaaaaaaaaaggatgaaaagtCTGTGGAAGAGCTGTGTGGATAGAACTTCTGAATGTGTGCAACCCTACCCTTGAATATATTGGGTCTATTGTCAACATTCACCAAAACATAACCTAAAGAGCTggacattaaaataataaaatgcataGTATAACTCATTCTGTGGATACCAGTCTATACTCAGTCATCTCTGCTAGTGTCCAAATAGTTAGTTAACAAAGCAATGTTGGTGACAATCATGAGGCTTATGCAAAAGGTCAGTATGATACACTCCCTCTAACAAAGTATTATCTTTCTACAGTCATTGGTGACTGTTGAATCTGCCAGTTAATATCCAAATTTAAACATGAAGTTATGATTCTTAACGCTGGTCTATTAGAGTTCTATTGTGAAACAGAATCAATAGGATATGCCCAAAGATGATATTTATTATGAATATGGGCTCATGTAATGCAAAAGCTAAGACTCACGCTGTTCTATCTGTAAGTTGGTGGTGCAGTTCACTCTGAGCTCAAAGACTTGAGGAACAAGGGTGTAGGTGCCCCTGGTGTAAGTCTCTGAGGCTGAAGGCCTGAAAAGCTGTAGCTATAAAATCTCAGAGTTAGAGAAGGTGGATGTCAGAAAAAGAGaagggaagagaagagagaatgaatgaatcaatCAGAATTTGCCCATTCTCCATTTCCACACCATTATGTTCTACTTAGTTGAGTCCTCCATGGATTGGATCATGGTCACAAAATGAATCAGGGAAGATCTTTACATCTTCAGTATACTGATTCAAACATCTTTCCTTGAAATCTCCTCACAGACACAGAAAAATGTTTTACTAGCTATCTCGTTATTCCTTGGTCCAGACAACTTAACATGTAAAAGTAACCGCCACAAAGGGCCACATTACAGTGCCGGTAAATTTCCCACACCCATGTGCATGTGTCTTCAGAAAGTACCCCCTGTTCAGGGCTTCTTTGTGCCCTTGCTTTATATACATGTGCATTGACATGGAAGAAAAATATTGCATGAAAATGATTGAGTACATTCATAGTTTTGAAAAAGTAATTTGATAAGCAGGCCCCAAGACGTCACCGACCTTCTCATTCAGGTACAAAGCATAAAGTTTCCTGTTTCCCAGGCAACAGAAATTAGCAGAGGTAAATGTATCATTTCAAGAACTTGAATTCagtgtgaattttaaaatatggctGAATAGGTTAAAAATTATAAAGATTATTTTGCTTCCAAAACAATTTTTGTGAAAGCACTCTTGACCTCcctgttcctcaggctgtagacCACAGGGTTCAACATGGGGATGACCatagtgtagaacacagatgcaagTTTGTCTGTGTCCATGGAGTGACTGGAGCTGGGCTGTAAgtacatgaaaagagcagttccATAGAAGACGGAGACTACGGTGAAGTGAGAGGCACAGGTGGATATAGCCTTCCAATATCCTGCACTTGAGGGCATCTTTAGGATGGTAATAAAAATGCACAGGTAAGATATTAATATAACTAGGATAGCAAAAAAGATATTGAAGCTGGCTACATAAATAAAAACCAGCTCATTAACATGTCTCTCAGAGCAAGAGACTGCCAAGACAGCTGGAATATCACAGAAAAAATGATGGACTTCATTGGACTCACAGAAGGTGAGACTGAACGTGTTCCCAGTGTAGATGGAGGCATTCAGGAAACCACAGACATAGCAGCCTATGACCAGATATGCACACACACGTGTTGTCATGGTGGTGGTGTAGTGCAGGGGCTTATACACTGCTGcatagcggtcataggccattGAGGCCAAGAGGTAATTTTCCACAGTAGCAAAGACTCCAAAAAAGTACATCTGAGCAACACAAGCATTGAAGGAGATGACCTTGTGTCCTGGGAGGAGCCCAGCCATGACTGTGGGCGTGACAGTTGAAGAGTAGCAAAAGTCCACCAGAGACAGGTTTCCTAGGAAAAAGTACATGGGAGTGTGGAGACGGGAGTCCAAGACAATCAACAGGATCATCCCCAGGTTCCCAGCCAGAGTGATGGTGTAGATGAGGAGGAAGGTCATAAAGAGGGGAAGCTGCAGACCTGGGTCATTGGTCAGTCCCAGCAGGATGAAGTGTATCTCTtccgtcctgttctccatcaatgTTGTCTGAGAATCACTAGATAAtaagtatcattttttaaaaaggcagaagGAGGGAGAATGATAAAGTTATTGATTTGAAATTGGAGAGTATAAGATGTATTCTTTTATTATTTCCAGAACCTGCATTTTGAGATTGTTTAGAGACAGCATGAGCTGGAATGACAAACTGATGCATTGGTTATAAGCAGGATTACGTACTGTATGATCTGAAGATCTTAATGGAATGTCTATCCAGTTTAAAAGTTTTATGCATTTGTTAACTGAGATGTAACAATGTAATACCCTGATCAAAATGACTTATGTAGATGGATCTATCTAACAATCACTTCTCCTCTCAATTAAAGTTGGGTGTACATCTCTTCCAAGAACCATGATAGACAATTTAGATGTCAATCATTGTTTCCTTTCACCGATATCAGGCAGTTAACTGGTTGTTACATTCGCTTAAGTTTTGAAATAAAAGAGATAGAGCAATCAATACATATTCACCCTGGGATTATTTGTCATTCTTTGCTCTGGACCTATGTGAACTTTTAATCCAAGCTGACTGGTTCCTGAGTCTAATGGTCAAAACTGAACTTTAATGAATTGAGTTTAACTGAAAGTACCATTATTCTTTGTCTGTTTGGGTTCAACCTCAATGTTTGAAATATCCATAATGAACTGAGTGATTGAGTGATTTGGTGGCAATTTGATCTTGCTCACTATATATTTGCTTCCCCTTGGaggtaaacaaacaaacattcaGAAGAGTGAGAAGATCCTTATTGCAACCACAAGAGTGTCCTAATGAATGAACAATATCTGAATTGCACTGCCATTTTTTCCCCCAACACGCTTATCTTTATCTCCTGCGAATCTGCGCTTGTTAATTAGGATGAGGTTAAAATGTAATTTTTGTTTAGGTTGATGGTTTAACTTTTGAATCACTGTAGCACAAGTCTGTGTACAGAAGATGGGGGGTGGGTAACTTGTGGGTGGGAGCTTGCAGAAATGGTTCTGAAAGGAGGTGCATCTTCTGATAGATAGGTTCATCTTCAGCTTCCTGGAAGAGATGCATATCAGACCTACCATTTGCCACCTGGGTATCATTGTTCCTATGCTCCACAAATTCCTTATGAGTTATTTTTCTACAAAATTCTtttcttgaaatacatattttagtCTGGGTTTGGAAGAATCCATTCTGCTTAAGGACATTTCCTTTTGTAATTACTGTCACCTCATAGTCAAGTCACAGAGACCATAATTTGAATGTTCTCAGTTAAAAGATTTCTATTGGTGGCAATTCCTACATTGAGAAATGTGttatttgaatcttttttttgtgcgtgtgtgtgtgtggtaacaGTATAACAGTACTTACGTACTCTTGTTTTGAATTGAATTCTTTGGAAGCATATCCAGTcaatactaatactaatactatTACTAATATGAATACTATAcaatactaatactaatactatTCCCTACTTAATTTTCCTAAGTCTTTGGCAACTTCACATTATGACCCTGTCCTATGAAGGCAGTAAGTCGGTCTAACTTTACATGTATTACCACTTTGATCATATACTATGTTCCACAATTAGTGATCAGGGCTTCATAAATCAGTGCATGTATGTGACTGAGTATATGtctatggcagtaggattatgtaTCTTACTATGTTATTAAGTAAAtttattatttgagttctttctttctttctttctttggtactaggaattgaactcaggggcactcgaccactaagctacatccccagaagtattttgtattttatttagagacagagtctcaactgaattgcttagcacttcacttttgctggggctggctttgaattcacgatcctcctgactcagcctcctgagctgctgggattacagacatgcaccacctcaCCTGGCTTGATTTGAGCAATCTTAATTTGTCATTTACTAAATTTAGGATTTGAGCAGTTTATAATACTCTATAATTATATAGGCAGTATAAAAATCTCAACATTTAAGATTCAAATCAACAATCTAATAAAAATGTGCTTTTAGGTTCATCACTGTCAACCTATGTAGTAATAACACTTCTAATATGTGGAAAAAATGCAATAGCTTGTTAATTTATTGAGTGCCCATTCCTAGATTAAAGAACATCATTTATGGCTAGGAagatagctcagtagtaaagcaactGGGTACCTTATGCAAGGCCCAGGGCTTGATCCcaagcatctctctctctctctctctctctctctctctctcacacacacacacacacacacacacacacacatacataaacaaacaaacaaataaagtaaGCAACATTTCATTTTCCAAGGGTTTTTGTGTCTGCTTTTGTTTCTCTGCTTACTTCTAGTGAGACATAGTCATATTGTGAACAAGACAAAATCACCAGCTAATCAATCAGatcaatatgtgtcttattttgtatGCAGATATTTGGGGAAATAAGCATGATgtgtcataaaaataaatgaactgcTTATGATGGAAGCTTTGATATGTATACTCCAAATTTATGTGAGCTGTTCAGAAGAATGTTGTgaacttctttttcccttttaagTGACTTTAAGTAGGCATAGTTGCCCCTCCCAAAAAACTTTTGAATGAATTACAGTTCTTACTAGCAATGTTTATGGAATACAGAAGCTTACCAGTTTGCTGGAGAAGCAAAAAAGAAATCAATCCAGAATAGTCAGTTTGAAATCTTCAATCAGCCTCGGTGCATTGCATAAATTCTGTTAGAAGAGTTCTTCTCTCCTGGGTAGTGATCAAAAAGTGCCAAATTCTCCAGGTGGGAAAAAATGGAGAATAAAACATCAACAAGAAATGTGTTTTGAATCTTCCAGGATTTCTTTCTGTTTTATGAAATATTCACAGTTTCTTCTCCTTTGTAAAATAAGCATAATAAGATTACTTTGTTCTCACAATCCACAGAGTGTTTCTGTAAATAACAGATAGTTCCTCCATTACCATAAAATATGTGGTGAAgagatattcatttaaaaatcaatgaaatttttaAGTTTGAGTGTGCTCCCTGACCAAGGTTGAAGACTCACAGAAATCCTCAGGTGAGAAGAAGGCCGGTGTTCACGTAAAAAGATCATCACTCAGAAGAATGAATGTTACCCAGTGGGGAGTGGCATGCAGATGtcccttccaaaaccagaatgatgCTTGGTCATGTTTGATTAGATTGGCTATGGCATGGATACATGGCAAGAGTTATACAGACTTGTGGTCTCTGGAGATTTTCCCTGTGAGACCATCTACGGCTCCTGAACCTACTTTGTTAGAGAAGAAGCAATTAAGCTGCCTGGAGGGATAAATCTgattattattcttttaaaattagatttttaactgataatgaaaaacataaaaattgtaaAGATGTATTGAGGTAACCTGACATGTCTACACATGAATGCATAGTGTAATGCATTAATTAGGTCAAACACGTCTAATCTcttgaaatatttatcatttctttttttattggtgcatgttTATTGTACAAAATAGTGGGTATTGTACA
Encoded proteins:
- the LOC143391840 gene encoding olfactory receptor 5B3-like; protein product: MENRTEEIHFILLGLTNDPGLQLPLFMTFLLIYTITLAGNLGMILLIVLDSRLHTPMYFFLGNLSLVDFCYSSTVTPTVMAGLLPGHKVISFNACVAQMYFFGVFATVENYLLASMAYDRYAAVYKPLHYTTTMTTRVCAYLVIGCYVCGFLNASIYTGNTFSLTFCESNEVHHFFCDIPAVLAVSCSERHVNELVFIYVASFNIFFAILVILISYLCIFITILKMPSSAGYWKAISTCASHFTVVSVFYGTALFMYLQPSSSHSMDTDKLASVFYTMVIPMLNPVVYSLRNREVKSAFTKIVLEAK